A window of the Pangasianodon hypophthalmus isolate fPanHyp1 chromosome 12, fPanHyp1.pri, whole genome shotgun sequence genome harbors these coding sequences:
- the LOC128319439 gene encoding ecto-ADP-ribosyltransferase 5-like, protein MNTAMKVSTFAKNVATAVIIISVVCYAENLKWISGSVISLDMAENSVDDQFIGCKNRMYERITKKILPEELKSNEYFKNIWQQYVNFTDYFTIIIKVYTDPSSDLYSLFNEAVSSGRGNYVSKFTYKAFHFLLTGAIQIHQVKKCTHVFRRTNVSFDTNVLGHEMRFGRFASTSLTTNMSRIFGEISCFIVTTCFGANIANISVLPDEEEVLIPPFEKFKITNIEKNQMNCSVIYTLRSTGTFSNMNCALFNLKKMQMQMC, encoded by the exons ATGAACACAGCTATGAAGGTTTCCACCTTTGCCAAAAATGTTGCCACTGCAGTCATCATCATTTCAGTTGTTTGCTATGCAGAG aaccTGAAATGGATATCAGGTTCTGTCATTAGCCTGGACATGGCAGAAAATTCTGTTGATGACCAATTTATAGGCTGCAAAAACAGAATGTACGAGCGGATTACAAAGAAGATTCTACCAGAAGAGTTAAAatctaatgaatattttaaaaacatttggcaACAGTACGTAaattttactgattattttacaataataataaaggtcTACACAGACCCAAGTTCTGACCTTTATAGTCTGTTCAATGAAGCTGTGAGCTCAGGCAGAGGGAATTATGTCAGTAAGTTCACCTATAAAGCCTTTCATTTCTTGCTAACAGGAGCCATACAAATTCATCAAGTAAAGAAATGTACTCATGTTTTCCGCAGAACCAATGTTAGTTTTGATACAAACGTTCTTGGCCATGAAATGCGATTTGGCAGGTTTGCATCAACTTCACTTACAACTAACATGTCACGTATATTTGGCGAAATCTCCTGTTTTATTGTTACGACATGCTTTGGTGCAAACATAGCCAATATTTCTGTGCTCCCTGATGAGGAAGAGGTGCTAATCCCACCTTTCGAAAAATTCAAAATcacaaatattgaaaaaaacCAGATGAACTGTAGTGTCATTTACACTCTACGGAGCACTGGGACGTTTAGTAATATGAACTGTGcgctgtttaatttaaaaaaaatgcagatgcaAATGTGTTGA